From the genome of Papaver somniferum cultivar HN1 chromosome 2, ASM357369v1, whole genome shotgun sequence, one region includes:
- the LOC113349804 gene encoding kinesin-like protein KIN-7E produces MGEIGGDQEVSASAAHEERILVSVRLRPLNEKEIGRNDVSDWECVSDNTVVFRSNLPEKSMFPTAYSFDKVFRHDCNTRRVYEEAAKEVALSVVSGINSSIFAYGQTSSGKTYTMTGVTEYALADICDYIQRHVEREFILKFSAMEIYNEAVRDLLSSDTAPLRLLDDPERGTVVDKLTEETLRDWSHVQELLSACEAQRQIGETSLNETSSRSHQILRLTIQSSPREFLGRHNSSTLVASVDFVDLAGSERASQALSAGARLKEGCHINRSLLTLGTVVRKLSKGRNGHVPYRDSKLTRILQCSLGGNARTAIICTISPARTHVEQSRNTLLFASCAKQVATNAQVNVVMSDKVLVKQLQKELARLENELKAPAPKSSTPVAAAILREKDLQIEKMQKEIQELIHQRDLAQSRLRDLAQVVEDDRASKFSAEHQCPKSPALHAWEDDQSISASSSIADQNCIDASFTSYNNATWYSNARSESSSDEQYQQLPESQDDHYLSDGVSPRQSISSSKFVGPDQGQVFEDIREDKEEDEEKEEQEELCKEVRCIEIEESRTNSKIVSSDLSNEEHEEGGQLEPLAVTENEWAKDQELVSTPKKGDEELAQADSVVTYSALEQKLQDVQKSIDCLVNPVSSDESASPWTSAAGSSCGRKSFQLTRSRSCKATIMNGSSSPWFQAEQYERPLYTYEKCYTGTPEVFQTNYSPSNFGADIKKLTRENSQASERSASTDDLKPPNVKTSDKEDITSIQTFVADLKEMAKLEYEKQLIGDQAKEEEVKAYESVKSVKDVGIDPIQESPESPSKWPLEFERKQREIIELWHFCCISLVHRTYFFLLFKGDSSDSIYLEVELRRLSFLKDNFSRGNFHKVSSGADQDLSLASSKKALRREREMLSKQLAKRFSEEERANLYREWGIGLDTKQRRVQLARLLWSDTKDMNHIKESATLVAKLVGLFEPGQALKEMCGLSFTPRHPSQQRSYSWRRMSSLI; encoded by the exons ATGGGAGAAATTGGTGGAGACCAAGAAGTGAGTGCTAGTGCTGCTCATGAAGAGAGAATTCTAGTATCTGTGAGGTTAAGGCCTTTAAATGAAAAGGAAATTGGAAGAAATGATGTATCAGATTGGGAATGTGTTAGTGATAACACTGTTGTATTTAGAAGTAACCTTCCTGAGAAATCTATGTTCCCGACTGCGTATTCATTTG ACAAAGTATTTCGGCATGATTGTAACACCAGGCGGGTTTATGAGGAAGCAGCAAAAGAAGTGGCTCTTTCTGTCGTCAGTGGTATTAACT CGAGTATTtttgcatatggacaaacaagCAGTGGAAAGACATATACCATGACCGGTGTTACTGAATATGCACTTGCCGACATATGTGACTACATCCAGAGG CATGTGGAAAGGGAATTTATCTTGAAATTTTCTGCAATGGAAATCTACAATGAAGCTGTCAGAGACCTGCTAAGTTCTGATACTGCTCCACTTAGGCTTCTTGATGATCCAGAA AGAGGGACCGTTGTCGATAAACTTACCGAGGAAACTTTGAGGGATTGGAGCCATGTCCAGGAGCTCCTTTCTGCATGCGAAG CTCAAAGACAGATTGGTGAAACCTCGTTGAACGAAACAAGCTCTAGATCTCATCAAATTCTCAGACTG ACTATACAAAGTTCTCCTCGGGAGTTCTTGGGCAGGCATAATTCTAGCACACTTGTAGCTAGTGTG GATTTTGTTGATCTGGCAGGGAGTGAGCGTGCATCTCAGGCGCTATCAGCTGGTGCTAGGTTGAAAGAGGGTTGCCACATAAACCGCAGTTTACTCACCCTTGGAACAGTTGTTCGTAAACTAAG TAAGGGAAGAAATGGGCATGTTCCGTACAGAGATTCCAAACTTACACGGATACTCCAATGTTCCTTGGGGGGCAATGCAAGAACTGCTATCATTTGCACCATTAGCCCTGCACGAACCCATGTGGAGCAATCGAGAAATACCCTTTTATTTGCTAGTTGTGCAAAACAAGTGGCGACTAATGCTCAGGTTAATGTGGTCATGTCTGATAAAGTATTGGTAAAGCAATTGCAAAAAGAATTGGCTAGGTTGGAGAATGAACTGAAAGCTCCAGCCCCTAAATCTTCAACTCCTGTTGCAGCGGCAATTTTGAGAGAGAAAGATCTTCAGATCGAAAAG ATGCAGAAGGAGATACAAGAGTTGATTCACCAGCGAGATCTTGCTCAGTCTCGCCTTCGTGATTTGGCACAAGTGGTTGAGGATGACCGAGCTTCAAAGTTTTCG GCAGAGCACCAATGTCCTAAATCACCTGCACTGCATGCATGGGAAGATGATCAGTCAATTTCAGCATCATCCAGTATTGCTGACCAAAATTGTATAGATGCAAGTTTCACCAGTTACAACAATGCAACTTGGTATTCTAATGCACGTAGTGAGAGTAGTTCGGATGAGCAATACCAACAGCTTCCAGAAAGTCAAGATGATCACTATCTTTCTGATGGTGTTTCTCCCCGACAGTCGATCAGTTCTTCCAAGTTTGTCGGACCTGATCAAGGTCAGGTTTTCGAGGACATTcgagaagacaaagaagaagatgaagaaaaagaagaacaagaagaactttGCAAAGAAGTTCGATGtattgagattgaagaatctagAACTAACAGCAAGATTGTATCCAGTGACTTGTCaaacgaagaacatgaagaaggtGGACAGCTGGAACCTTTGGCAGTGACTGAGAACGAATGGGCGAAAGATCAGGAGTTAGTGTCGACCCCAAAAAAAGGAGATGAAGAGTTGGCACAAGCTGATTCTGTTGTTACATATAGTGCTCTGGAGCAGAAACTTCAGGACGTGCAAAAATCAATTGACTGTCTTGTTAACCCTGTCTCGTCTGACGAATCAGCATCTCCCTGGACCTCGGCGGCAGGTTCATCTTGTGGTCGAAAGAGCTTCCAGTTGACGCGGAGCCGAAGTTGTAAAGCAACAATTATGAATGGGTCATCATCCCCCTGGTTCCAAGCAGAGCAGTATGAGAGGCCATTATATACGTACGAGAAATGCTACACTGGGACACCTGAAGTCTTTCAAACAAATTATTCCCCTTCAAATTTTGGTGCCGATATTAAAAAATTGACAAGAGAAAATTCACAGGCTTCTGAACGGAGTGCTTCCACAGATGATCTCAAACCCCCTAACGTTAAGACTTctgataaagaagatattactAGCATCCAAACTTTTGTTGCAGATCTCAAAGAGATGGCTAAACTagaatatgagaaacaacttatCGGTGACCAG GCCAAGGAGGAAGAAGTAAAGGCTTATGAATCTGTTAAGTCTGTAAAAGATGTAGGCATTGATCCAATACAAGAATCACCAGAATCTCCTTCAAAATGGCCCTTGGAGTTTGAGAGAAAACAACGAGAGATTATTGAACTTTGGCACTTCTGTTGCATCTCATTGGTCCACAGAACCTACTTCTTTTTGCTCTTTAAAGGTGATTCATCAGATTCCATTTACTTAGAGGTGGAGCTGAGAAGGTTATCATTTCTCAAAGACAATTTCTCTCGAGGAAATTTCCACAAAGTGTCTTCAGGTGCTGATCAAGATCTATCACTAGCTTCAAG CAAGAAGGCCCTTCGCCGCGAGAGGGAGATGCTGAGCAAACAGTTAGCAAAGAGATTCTCCGAAGAGGAGAGAGCAAACCTCTACCGTGAGTGGGGCATCGGGTTGGACACAAAGCAAAGGAGGGTGCAACTTGCACGTTTACTGTGGTCCGATACAAAAGATATGAATCACATCAAAGAAAGTGCCACTCTTGTTGCAAAACTTGTTGGACTTTTCGAACCAGGGCAAGCTCTCAAGGAAATGTGTGGCCTCAGTTTCACTCCTCGACATCCAAGCCAGCAGAGATCCTACAGCTGGAGACGGATGTCCTCCCTTATATAG